Proteins from one Thioflavicoccus mobilis 8321 genomic window:
- the bchC gene encoding chlorophyll synthesis pathway protein BchC, translating into MNAIAVVLEQPERLALSRLDLSPPPGDEDVVVDIDWSGISTGTERLLWSGRMPHFPGMGYPLVPGYESVGRIVSAGPGSGREEGQRVFVPGARCFGDVRGLFGGAASRLVVPGSRVVPIPDDLAERGILLALAATAYHAVAACSAGCPELVVGHGVLGRLIARLTVAKCSKAPTVWERNPIRATGGEGYQVVDPQDDPRVDYRSICDVSGDSTVLDGLIARLAGGGEVVLAGFYDEPLAFSFPPAFMREARIRVAAEWAEADLIAVKEMVEAGHLSLDGLITHRQDAAQAEAAYQTAFTDPTCLKMVLDWRDVA; encoded by the coding sequence ATGAATGCCATCGCCGTCGTCCTCGAGCAGCCCGAGCGCCTCGCGCTGAGCCGACTCGACTTATCGCCACCGCCGGGTGACGAGGACGTGGTCGTCGATATCGACTGGAGCGGCATCAGTACCGGTACCGAGCGCCTCCTTTGGTCGGGGCGCATGCCGCACTTCCCGGGAATGGGCTATCCGCTGGTGCCCGGGTACGAGTCGGTCGGGCGGATCGTCTCGGCTGGGCCGGGATCTGGTCGCGAAGAGGGTCAGCGTGTGTTCGTGCCCGGGGCTCGGTGCTTCGGCGATGTGCGCGGCCTCTTCGGTGGGGCGGCTTCGCGGCTCGTCGTGCCCGGGAGTCGTGTTGTCCCGATCCCTGATGACCTGGCTGAGCGGGGGATCCTGCTGGCGTTGGCGGCGACTGCCTACCATGCGGTTGCGGCCTGTTCGGCCGGGTGTCCGGAGCTGGTCGTCGGTCACGGTGTGTTGGGGCGGCTGATCGCCCGGCTGACGGTGGCCAAGTGTTCGAAGGCGCCGACGGTTTGGGAACGTAACCCGATTCGCGCAACTGGTGGCGAGGGTTATCAGGTTGTCGATCCGCAGGACGATCCGCGGGTCGATTACCGCTCGATCTGCGACGTCAGCGGTGATTCGACGGTGCTCGATGGGTTGATCGCACGGCTCGCGGGTGGAGGAGAGGTCGTGCTTGCCGGTTTTTACGATGAGCCCTTGGCATTCTCGTTCCCACCGGCCTTCATGCGAGAGGCGCGGATCCGGGTGGCGGCCGAGTGGGCCGAGGCTGATCTGATCGCGGTCAAGGAAATGGTCGAAGCTGGCCACTTATCGCTTGATGGGTTGATCACGCATCGGCAGGATGCGGCCCAGGCGGAGGCGGCCTATCAAACAGCCTTCACGGATCCGACGTGCCTCAAGATGGTATTGGATTGGAGGGATGTTGCGTGA
- a CDS encoding methyltransferase, which yields MEAQLSLLDRALAVRDRLVASPKFQQWAAAFPLTRGIAHRRARALFDLVAGFVYSQVLFACVRLRLFEKLADGPRPVVDLAEQLSLSNDAAERLLRAAAALGLTQRRSNGDFGLGELGAALVGNPGIAAMIEHHAILYADLHDPVALLRGEAKDTEMASYWPYAAGGDTSDLAAERLADYSALMSASQPLIAEDVLNAYPFAQHKCLLDVGGGEGTFLMAVAARAPELRLMLFDLPVVAERGRERFAQAGLAERAQAFGGDMLSDPLPTGADIISLVRVVHDHDDRGVLAIFKAARQALPEDGTLLVAEAMAGTRGAEPIGDAYFGFYLLAMGRGRSRTPEEIMGLLREAGFTRHEILPTRRPMLARIVVARP from the coding sequence TTGGAAGCGCAATTGTCGTTACTCGATCGTGCCCTCGCCGTGCGAGACAGGCTGGTTGCCAGCCCGAAATTTCAGCAGTGGGCCGCCGCTTTTCCGTTGACGCGCGGGATCGCCCATCGGCGGGCCCGAGCCCTGTTCGATCTGGTCGCGGGCTTCGTCTATTCACAAGTCCTCTTCGCCTGTGTGCGCCTGCGGTTGTTCGAGAAGCTCGCCGACGGTCCCCGTCCAGTCGTCGATCTGGCCGAGCAGCTTTCCCTCTCCAACGACGCCGCCGAGCGCCTGCTACGGGCCGCGGCGGCGCTCGGATTGACACAGCGTCGCAGCAACGGGGACTTCGGTCTCGGTGAACTCGGTGCGGCCCTGGTGGGCAACCCGGGGATCGCGGCGATGATCGAACACCATGCGATCCTCTATGCCGATCTCCACGATCCGGTCGCCCTCTTGCGCGGGGAGGCCAAGGACACGGAGATGGCGAGCTATTGGCCCTACGCCGCCGGTGGCGACACCAGCGACCTGGCCGCCGAGCGCCTTGCCGACTACAGCGCGCTGATGTCGGCCTCGCAGCCCTTGATTGCCGAGGATGTCCTGAATGCCTACCCGTTCGCCCAGCACAAATGCCTGCTCGACGTCGGCGGTGGCGAGGGCACCTTTCTCATGGCCGTGGCCGCCCGGGCACCCGAGCTGCGCTTGATGCTCTTCGATCTGCCCGTCGTCGCCGAGCGGGGACGCGAGCGGTTCGCGCAGGCCGGGCTCGCCGAGCGGGCCCAGGCCTTCGGCGGTGACATGCTCTCCGATCCGCTGCCGACTGGGGCTGACATCATTTCGCTGGTGCGGGTCGTCCACGACCACGACGATCGTGGCGTCCTGGCCATCTTCAAGGCGGCGCGCCAGGCACTACCCGAGGATGGGACGCTCCTGGTCGCCGAGGCTATGGCCGGGACGCGTGGTGCCGAGCCGATCGGGGACGCCTATTTCGGCTTTTACCTGCTCGCGATGGGTCGCGGGCGGTCGCGTACACCCGAGGAGATCATGGGGCTGCTGCGCGAGGCGGGCTTCACTCGCCACGAGATTTTGCCGACGCGTCGACCGATGCTGGCGAGGATCGTTGTCGCGCGCCCTTGA
- a CDS encoding polyprenyl synthetase family protein, with the protein MDATKRIEQALTAAVADAEGPLCPPRLAAAIRYAVFPGGARIRPQLALAVAWACGDDAPDVADAAAVAIELLHCASLVHDDLPCFDNAPIRRGKPSVHKAFGERLAVLAGDALIVLAFETLARRVASRPERLAPLLLIVGGSVGMTSGIIAGQAWECEPRIELAEYHRAKTAALFAAATAAGAAAAGADPEAWRAFGERLGEAYQVADDIRDVAATAEDLGKPIGQDQAHDRPSAARELGVAGAMERLEALVAGAVAAIPSCPGAEDLRKLIRAEVLRLLPKELSRRVA; encoded by the coding sequence ATGGACGCTACGAAGCGGATCGAGCAGGCCCTCACGGCCGCTGTCGCCGATGCCGAGGGGCCGCTCTGTCCGCCGCGTCTGGCGGCGGCCATCCGGTATGCCGTATTCCCCGGTGGGGCGCGAATCAGACCCCAGTTGGCGCTCGCCGTAGCCTGGGCCTGTGGTGACGATGCGCCGGATGTCGCCGATGCGGCGGCCGTGGCGATCGAGTTGCTCCATTGTGCCTCGTTGGTCCATGACGACCTGCCGTGTTTCGATAATGCCCCGATTCGCCGCGGCAAGCCGTCGGTCCACAAGGCCTTCGGCGAGCGTCTCGCGGTGCTCGCCGGCGACGCCCTCATCGTGTTGGCCTTCGAGACGCTGGCGCGGCGGGTGGCAAGTCGTCCGGAACGGCTCGCACCCCTCCTGCTGATCGTCGGCGGTTCGGTCGGTATGACTTCGGGCATCATCGCCGGTCAGGCCTGGGAGTGCGAGCCGCGTATCGAGCTCGCCGAGTATCACCGCGCCAAGACCGCGGCGCTCTTCGCTGCCGCGACCGCCGCGGGGGCGGCGGCCGCTGGGGCCGATCCCGAGGCCTGGCGAGCCTTTGGCGAGCGACTCGGCGAGGCCTACCAGGTGGCCGACGATATCCGGGACGTGGCGGCCACGGCCGAGGACCTCGGTAAGCCGATCGGTCAGGATCAGGCCCACGATCGACCGAGCGCGGCACGCGAACTGGGCGTCGCCGGTGCGATGGAACGGCTCGAGGCGCTCGTGGCCGGCGCCGTAGCGGCTATCCCTTCCTGTCCCGGCGCTGAGGATCTGCGCAAGCTGATCCGCGCCGAAGTATTGCGGCTCCTGCCAAAGGAGCTTTCACGACGCGTCGCCTGA
- the crtD gene encoding 1-hydroxycarotenoid 3,4-desaturase CrtD: MSTKRIVVIGAGVGGLVTAIDLARQGLEVIVVEKARGPGGKMREIEVDGDAIDGGPTLFTMVPVFEQLFADAGATFTDYLGLKKAEVLARHAWGADEWLDLYADQERSADAIARLAGPEEGKRFREFCDHARRIYETLEKPYLHSSRPTPLSLVSRIGFTHLGALLEIKPYTTMWRLLGHYFRDPRLHQLFGRYTTYVGASPLLAPATLMLMGQVEQNGIWLVDGGMYQITAALARLAEERGVTLRYASEAQRIEIDGGRAKAVTLASGERLAADAVVFNGDVAALGAGLLGEDARRATAPTRPSERSHSLMAWTLTARTEGFPLVRHTYFYSDDYPAEFRDVFDRQRLPQGPTVYLCAQDRNDHDGIGPDGPERLQCLTYAPANGDTHTYDAAEIEQCEERTFSRLEHFGLRVHRQSEASVLTTPDQFHRIFPGSGGAIYGRAAHGWRSSFTRPASRSRIAGLYLAGGTTHPGPGVPMAAISGRLAAATLIQDLVSTSRSRATVTLGGMSTR, translated from the coding sequence GTGAGCACGAAACGCATAGTTGTCATCGGCGCCGGGGTCGGCGGACTCGTCACCGCCATCGATCTGGCCCGGCAAGGCCTCGAGGTCATCGTCGTCGAAAAGGCCAGGGGCCCGGGCGGGAAGATGCGCGAGATCGAGGTCGACGGCGACGCCATCGATGGCGGACCGACGCTCTTCACGATGGTCCCGGTGTTCGAACAGTTGTTCGCCGATGCCGGCGCGACATTCACCGATTATCTCGGCCTCAAGAAGGCCGAGGTCCTCGCCCGCCACGCCTGGGGTGCCGACGAGTGGCTGGACCTCTACGCCGACCAGGAGCGCTCCGCCGATGCCATCGCCCGGCTCGCCGGCCCCGAGGAAGGCAAGCGCTTTCGCGAGTTTTGCGACCACGCCCGACGCATCTACGAGACCCTGGAGAAACCCTACCTGCACTCGTCGCGACCGACACCCCTGTCGCTCGTCTCGCGCATCGGCTTCACCCACCTCGGCGCCCTGCTCGAGATCAAACCCTATACGACGATGTGGCGCTTACTCGGCCACTACTTCCGCGACCCGCGGCTGCACCAGCTGTTCGGCCGCTACACGACCTATGTCGGCGCCTCCCCGCTGCTCGCGCCCGCCACGCTGATGCTCATGGGCCAGGTCGAGCAGAATGGGATCTGGCTGGTCGACGGCGGCATGTACCAGATCACCGCCGCCCTGGCACGTCTCGCCGAGGAGCGCGGCGTCACGCTGCGCTACGCCAGCGAGGCCCAGCGAATCGAGATCGACGGCGGGCGTGCCAAGGCCGTCACGCTGGCCTCAGGCGAGCGGCTTGCAGCCGACGCGGTCGTGTTCAACGGCGACGTCGCCGCCCTTGGCGCAGGGCTGCTCGGCGAGGACGCCAGACGCGCCACCGCCCCGACACGGCCCAGCGAGCGTTCGCACTCGCTGATGGCCTGGACCCTCACCGCCCGCACCGAGGGCTTTCCGCTGGTCCGCCATACCTATTTTTATTCCGACGACTACCCGGCCGAGTTCCGGGATGTCTTCGACCGCCAGCGGCTGCCGCAGGGGCCAACCGTCTATCTCTGCGCCCAGGACCGGAACGACCATGACGGTATCGGGCCCGACGGGCCCGAGCGGCTGCAATGCCTCACCTATGCCCCGGCGAACGGCGACACCCACACCTATGATGCTGCGGAGATCGAGCAATGCGAGGAACGTACATTTTCCCGCCTGGAGCACTTCGGCCTGCGTGTCCATCGCCAGTCGGAGGCCTCGGTGCTGACGACGCCGGACCAATTCCACCGCATCTTCCCCGGCAGTGGGGGGGCGATCTATGGGCGCGCCGCCCACGGCTGGAGGTCCTCGTTCACGCGTCCAGCCTCGCGCAGCCGGATAGCGGGCCTCTACCTGGCGGGGGGGACCACGCATCCGGGGCCGGGCGTACCGATGGCGGCGATCTCGGGTCGGCTCGCGGCAGCGACCCTTATCCAGGACCTCGTTTCGACGAGCCGGTCCCGCGCGACGGTTACGCTTGGTGGTATGTCGACGCGTTGA
- a CDS encoding carotenoid 1,2-hydratase: MSDDGRHGLTLIAFIGSVFSPYYAWARRRGRGEPEHFCSVNVALYGAAGKRWALTERGRNALSRSTGELTIGPSALQWDGEALTIDVDEVTAPIPSRLRGRIRLHPQALVDYPVSLDGKGRHHWRPIAPCSRVEVTMEQPDLRWSGAGYFDTNWGSEPLEDGFACWDWSRTGLDDGAAILYDVTRRDAERMSLALRIAGNGEVEAFEPPPPAPLATTSVWRIARATQADTGQPARVVETLEDTPFYARSVIATHLLGKPVTGVHESLSLDRFRQGWVQMLLPFRMPRLAR; encoded by the coding sequence TTGAGCGATGACGGGCGTCACGGTCTGACCTTGATTGCCTTCATCGGCAGCGTCTTCTCGCCCTACTACGCCTGGGCGCGGCGCCGCGGGCGCGGTGAACCCGAACACTTCTGCTCGGTGAACGTCGCCCTCTACGGCGCCGCAGGCAAGCGCTGGGCACTGACCGAGCGGGGCCGCAACGCGCTGAGCCGCAGCACCGGCGAGCTCACGATCGGCCCGAGCGCACTGCAATGGGACGGCGAGGCCCTGACCATCGACGTCGACGAGGTCACCGCGCCCATCCCGTCACGGTTGCGGGGGCGCATCCGCCTGCACCCCCAAGCGCTCGTCGACTACCCCGTCTCCCTCGACGGCAAGGGCCGCCATCACTGGCGTCCGATCGCCCCGTGCTCGCGCGTCGAGGTCACGATGGAACAGCCAGACCTGCGCTGGAGCGGAGCCGGCTACTTCGACACCAACTGGGGATCCGAACCGCTCGAGGACGGCTTCGCCTGCTGGGACTGGTCGCGCACCGGCCTGGACGACGGGGCAGCGATCCTCTATGACGTGACCCGTCGCGACGCCGAGCGGATGTCGCTCGCCCTGCGCATCGCCGGTAACGGCGAGGTCGAGGCCTTCGAACCCCCGCCGCCTGCGCCGCTGGCGACGACCTCGGTTTGGCGCATCGCCCGCGCCACCCAGGCCGACACCGGCCAGCCGGCGCGCGTCGTCGAGACCCTCGAGGACACGCCCTTCTACGCCCGCTCGGTCATCGCCACCCACCTGCTCGGCAAACCGGTCACGGGCGTGCACGAGAGCCTGTCGCTCGACCGTTTCCGGCAGGGCTGGGTCCAGATGCTGCTGCCCTTCCGTATGCCGCGCCTGGCGCGCTAA
- a CDS encoding phytoene/squalene synthase family protein, translating to MQETMLDSNFASSADLAACRATLRDGSRSFYAASFLLPQQVCDAAVALYAFCRVADDAVDLSDERDAAVADLHERLDQIYAGRPRPIAADRAFAGVVDRYGIPRELPQALIEGFEWDAEGRRYEDLSGVYAYSARVAATVGAMMTLLMGGRSAEILSRACDLGVAMQLTNIARDVGEDARNGRIYLPLDWLREGGLDPDAWLGEPVFNEAVGAAVQRLLEAADVLYERAGVGIAQLPRSCRAGIHAARFLYAEIGREVERQGLDSVSSRAVVPFTRKASLLSRILMATAVPARSAEVAPSLAETRFLVDAVRAAPAPAYAPSAYVRPSRRSLDEQVAWVLDLFQRLEERDRERVAYMRSIAVMECTARAASAANRR from the coding sequence ATGCAAGAGACCATGCTTGATTCGAATTTCGCGTCTTCGGCCGACCTGGCGGCCTGTCGCGCGACGTTGCGTGACGGGTCGCGCTCGTTCTACGCGGCCTCCTTCCTGTTACCGCAACAGGTTTGCGACGCCGCAGTGGCCCTCTATGCCTTCTGCCGAGTTGCCGATGATGCCGTCGATCTGAGCGACGAGCGTGACGCTGCCGTCGCCGATCTGCACGAGCGCCTCGACCAGATCTACGCCGGGCGGCCGCGGCCGATCGCCGCCGACCGGGCCTTCGCCGGTGTCGTCGATCGCTATGGTATCCCCCGCGAGCTGCCCCAGGCCCTGATCGAGGGCTTCGAATGGGATGCCGAGGGGCGCCGTTACGAGGATCTCTCCGGCGTTTACGCCTATTCGGCGCGGGTCGCGGCCACCGTCGGCGCGATGATGACGCTGCTGATGGGCGGGCGCTCGGCCGAGATCCTCTCGCGTGCCTGCGACCTGGGCGTGGCGATGCAGCTCACCAACATCGCCCGCGACGTCGGCGAGGACGCCCGCAACGGTCGGATCTACCTGCCACTCGACTGGCTGCGCGAAGGTGGCCTCGATCCAGATGCCTGGCTCGGCGAGCCCGTCTTCAACGAGGCGGTCGGCGCGGCCGTGCAGCGTCTTCTGGAGGCGGCCGACGTGCTCTACGAACGCGCGGGGGTCGGCATCGCGCAGCTGCCGCGCAGCTGCCGGGCCGGCATTCACGCGGCACGGTTCCTCTATGCGGAGATCGGCCGCGAGGTCGAGCGCCAGGGGCTCGACTCGGTCTCGAGCCGCGCCGTGGTACCCTTCACGCGCAAGGCTTCGCTCCTTTCGCGCATTCTGATGGCGACCGCCGTCCCGGCGCGCAGCGCCGAGGTGGCCCCGTCGTTGGCGGAGACCCGCTTCCTCGTCGATGCCGTCAGGGCTGCGCCGGCCCCGGCCTATGCCCCGAGCGCCTACGTGCGTCCGTCGCGGCGCAGCCTCGATGAGCAGGTGGCCTGGGTCTTGGATCTCTTCCAGCGCCTCGAGGAGCGCGACCGCGAGCGCGTCGCCTACATGCGTTCGATCGCCGTGATGGAATGCACGGCGCGGGCCGCCTCGGCGGCGAATCGTCGCTAG
- a CDS encoding phytoene desaturase, with protein MTDPVPQAAAKARDGAAPHAVVIGSGFGGLAAAVRLGARGYRVTVLERLDAPGGRAYVYRQDGFTFDAGPTIITMPSLLEELWQLCGRRLADDIELRAMSPFYRIRFDDGATFDTSGDAEAMRRQVARFSPGDVAGYEQFLKVSEETYKIGFEQLAHVPFESVTDMLRIAPDLLRLQGHRSIYSVVSKYVKNDRLRFALSFHPLFVGGNPFTVTAIYSMISFLERRWGVHFVMGGTGRLAEGLVDLIEGQGGKIRYNAEVTSILLDGRRARGVRLASGEEIPADIVVSNADVAWTYSKLLPPEVRRRWSDRRLARSRYSMSLFVWYFGTARQYPDVPHHSILVGPRYRELLEDIFKRKVLAQDFSLYIHRPTATDPSLAPPGCDTFYALSPVPHMESGVDWHERAEPYRRAIAAHLSETILPGLEEQVVSSRMVTPLDFRDRLLSMHGAAFSLEPVLWQSAWFRPHNRSEDVDRLYFVGAGTHPGAGVPGVISSARVLDTVVPDARDHA; from the coding sequence TTGACAGACCCAGTGCCACAGGCGGCCGCCAAGGCCCGCGACGGAGCGGCCCCGCATGCCGTAGTGATCGGGAGCGGCTTCGGCGGCTTGGCGGCGGCGGTGCGCCTCGGGGCGCGCGGCTATCGGGTGACCGTGCTGGAGCGGCTCGACGCGCCGGGTGGGCGGGCCTACGTGTATCGTCAGGACGGCTTCACCTTCGATGCCGGGCCGACGATCATCACGATGCCTTCCCTGCTCGAGGAGCTCTGGCAGTTGTGCGGCCGGCGGCTTGCCGACGATATCGAGCTGCGGGCCATGTCGCCCTTCTACCGTATCCGCTTCGACGACGGCGCCACCTTCGATACCTCGGGCGATGCCGAGGCGATGCGTCGCCAGGTGGCGCGCTTTTCGCCAGGCGATGTCGCCGGCTACGAGCAGTTCCTGAAGGTCAGCGAAGAGACCTATAAGATCGGCTTCGAGCAGCTCGCGCACGTGCCGTTCGAGTCCGTGACCGACATGCTGCGGATCGCGCCCGATCTGCTGCGCCTTCAGGGCCACCGCAGCATCTACAGCGTGGTCTCCAAGTACGTCAAGAACGACCGTCTACGTTTTGCGCTGAGCTTCCATCCGTTGTTCGTTGGCGGCAACCCGTTTACCGTGACCGCTATCTACAGCATGATCTCCTTCCTCGAGCGGCGCTGGGGTGTGCACTTCGTGATGGGCGGCACCGGGCGACTGGCCGAGGGCCTGGTCGATCTGATCGAGGGGCAGGGCGGGAAGATCCGCTATAACGCCGAGGTGACCTCCATCCTCCTCGACGGTCGGCGCGCGCGCGGCGTGCGCCTCGCCTCGGGCGAGGAGATCCCGGCCGATATCGTCGTCTCGAACGCCGACGTCGCCTGGACCTATAGCAAGCTGTTGCCGCCGGAGGTACGCCGGCGCTGGAGCGATCGCCGGCTGGCACGGTCGCGTTACTCAATGAGCCTGTTCGTCTGGTACTTCGGCACCGCGCGCCAGTACCCGGACGTGCCGCACCATTCCATCCTGGTCGGGCCGCGCTACCGCGAGCTGCTCGAGGACATTTTCAAGCGCAAGGTCCTGGCGCAGGATTTCAGCCTCTACATCCATCGCCCGACGGCGACCGATCCGAGTCTGGCCCCTCCCGGCTGCGACACCTTCTATGCGCTCTCGCCGGTGCCGCATATGGAGAGCGGTGTCGATTGGCACGAACGCGCCGAGCCCTATCGGCGCGCGATCGCGGCCCATTTGAGCGAGACGATCCTGCCGGGGCTCGAGGAGCAGGTCGTCAGCTCGCGGATGGTGACGCCGCTCGATTTCCGCGATCGGCTGCTGTCGATGCACGGGGCGGCCTTCAGTCTCGAACCGGTACTTTGGCAAAGTGCCTGGTTCCGCCCTCATAATCGTAGTGAAGATGTGGATCGACTCTATTTCGTCGGTGCGGGGACTCACCCCGGGGCCGGTGTGCCCGGCGTCATTTCCTCCGCGCGCGTCCTCGACACGGTGGTGCCAGATGCAAGAGACCATGCTTGA
- the bchO gene encoding alpha/beta fold hydrolase BchO, protein MTRRLVWERDGGDWPNREHSRFVSAAGLRWHIQQAGSGPTLLLVHGTAASTHSWRGLLPRLAEHFNLVAMDLPGHGFSGPTPAYRLSLPGMARALDGLLGVLDARPAIVVGHSAGAAILARMCLDKRLAPRALVSLNGAFLPFGGIAAHLFSPLAKLLSSTGWIPWVISRQAARPGAVERLIRGTGSDLDAEGMARYRRLVCSPGHVAATVAMLANWDLRPLRRELAGLAVDLYLLAAERDRAVPPSEARRIARKMAGRARLMVLPGYGHLAHEERPAEVARQIIEIASLSGVIERRGR, encoded by the coding sequence GTGACCCGCCGGCTGGTCTGGGAGCGTGACGGCGGGGACTGGCCGAATCGCGAGCACAGCCGTTTCGTCTCGGCAGCCGGGCTGCGCTGGCATATCCAACAAGCGGGCAGTGGTCCGACGCTGCTGCTGGTGCACGGCACGGCCGCCTCGACGCATTCCTGGCGTGGCCTGCTACCTCGCCTGGCCGAACACTTCAACCTAGTCGCGATGGACCTGCCCGGCCACGGCTTCAGCGGTCCGACGCCGGCCTATCGCCTGTCGCTGCCCGGGATGGCCCGTGCCCTGGACGGGCTGCTCGGGGTCCTCGATGCCCGCCCGGCGATCGTCGTCGGCCACTCCGCCGGCGCGGCGATCCTCGCGCGGATGTGTCTCGACAAGCGCCTCGCACCGCGTGCCCTGGTCAGCCTCAACGGGGCCTTCCTGCCCTTCGGCGGCATCGCCGCGCACCTCTTCTCGCCCCTCGCTAAGCTGCTCTCTAGCACCGGCTGGATCCCTTGGGTGATTTCTCGGCAGGCCGCCCGACCGGGGGCCGTCGAGCGACTGATCCGGGGTACGGGCTCGGATCTCGATGCCGAGGGCATGGCTCGATACCGACGTCTCGTCTGTTCACCTGGGCACGTTGCGGCGACCGTCGCGATGCTGGCTAACTGGGATCTGCGGCCGCTGCGTCGTGAACTCGCGGGGCTCGCCGTCGACCTTTACCTGCTCGCGGCCGAGCGCGACCGTGCCGTGCCACCGAGCGAGGCGCGGCGCATCGCCCGAAAAATGGCGGGACGGGCAAGGTTGATGGTGCTACCTGGCTACGGTCATCTGGCCCACGAGGAGCGTCCGGCCGAGGTCGCCAGGCAGATCATCGAGATCGCCTCTCTCTCCGGCGTGATCGAACGCCGCGGCCGTTGA
- a CDS encoding magnesium chelatase subunit D — MSDGAPEVSRWDDATLAAALLAIDPIGIGGVALRALAGPVRERWLELVRELLPEGMPLRRVPLHVTDGRLLGGLDLAATLRSGRPVAERGLLVESDGGVVVLAMAERVSPTTAARLTAALDMGEVVLERDGLALRTPARFGVIALDEGVADDERLPTALLDRLAIPLDLTEIAAREAIGSLYDADDVAAARERLAHVEASDQAIESLCGASLTLGIGSLRASLQGLRVARVAAALAGRDQVTDADLAVAGRLVLAPRATVLPMTEPPPDQESPEPPPPPEDEPPSNEDQAEQESTIDEETLTDLILEAAKAAMPEHLLAQLAMAGRSRGRSRSSGKAGMVQQGSLRGRPAGVRRGEPRAGARMNVVETLRSAAPWQRVRRAESRAQPQSQGRPRVEVRAEDFRITRYKQRSETTTIFAVDASGSSALHRLAEAKGAVELLLADCYVRRDRVALIAFRGREAELLLPPTRSLVRAKRSLAGLPGGGGTPLAAGLDAAVALADGVRRRGGTPVLVLLTDGRANIARDGTGGRARAEEEAMVSARLVRAAELTALLVDTSPRPQDKAAQLAGEMGATYLPLPYADAGVVSRAVQAAGQG, encoded by the coding sequence ATGAGCGACGGAGCTCCGGAGGTCTCGCGCTGGGACGACGCGACCCTGGCGGCGGCCCTGCTCGCGATCGATCCCATCGGTATCGGCGGTGTGGCGCTGCGGGCCCTGGCGGGACCGGTGCGCGAGCGCTGGCTCGAGCTCGTGCGCGAGCTCCTGCCCGAGGGGATGCCGCTGCGGCGCGTCCCGTTGCATGTCACGGACGGGCGCTTGCTCGGCGGTTTGGACTTGGCCGCGACGCTGCGCTCGGGTCGCCCCGTCGCCGAACGTGGCCTGTTGGTCGAGTCCGATGGCGGCGTCGTGGTCCTCGCCATGGCCGAGCGCGTCTCGCCGACGACGGCGGCCCGCCTAACCGCGGCGCTCGATATGGGCGAGGTCGTGCTTGAACGCGACGGACTCGCGCTGCGCACGCCGGCGCGCTTCGGCGTGATCGCCCTCGACGAAGGGGTCGCCGATGACGAGCGCCTGCCCACGGCGCTCCTCGATCGTTTGGCCATTCCATTGGATCTCACCGAGATCGCCGCGCGCGAGGCGATCGGCTCGCTCTACGACGCCGACGATGTGGCCGCGGCGCGTGAACGCCTCGCCCATGTCGAGGCGAGCGACCAGGCGATCGAGTCGCTCTGCGGCGCCTCGCTCACTTTGGGTATCGGCTCGCTGCGCGCCTCGCTCCAGGGGTTGCGTGTGGCCCGGGTCGCGGCGGCGCTGGCCGGTCGCGACCAGGTCACGGACGCCGACCTCGCCGTCGCCGGGCGTCTCGTTTTAGCCCCCCGTGCGACGGTGTTGCCGATGACCGAGCCGCCGCCCGATCAGGAATCGCCCGAGCCGCCCCCACCGCCCGAGGACGAACCGCCGTCCAACGAGGATCAGGCGGAGCAGGAATCGACGATCGATGAGGAGACCCTGACCGATCTCATCCTCGAGGCGGCCAAGGCGGCGATGCCGGAGCACTTGTTGGCCCAGCTTGCGATGGCCGGGCGCAGCCGCGGGCGGTCGCGTTCGAGCGGCAAGGCGGGCATGGTCCAGCAGGGCTCGCTACGCGGTCGGCCGGCCGGGGTACGGCGCGGCGAGCCGCGTGCCGGGGCGCGGATGAACGTCGTCGAGACATTGCGTTCCGCGGCCCCCTGGCAGCGTGTGCGGCGCGCCGAGTCGCGGGCCCAGCCACAGTCGCAGGGGCGGCCACGCGTCGAGGTGCGCGCCGAGGACTTTCGGATCACGCGTTACAAGCAGCGTTCGGAGACGACGACCATCTTTGCCGTCGATGCATCCGGGTCTTCGGCGCTGCACCGTCTGGCCGAGGCCAAGGGCGCCGTCGAGCTGCTCCTGGCCGACTGCTACGTGCGCCGCGACCGCGTCGCGCTGATCGCCTTCCGGGGTCGAGAGGCTGAGCTCTTGCTGCCGCCGACCCGCTCGTTGGTGCGTGCCAAGCGCAGCCTGGCGGGTCTACCGGGCGGCGGTGGCACGCCGCTCGCCGCCGGTCTCGATGCCGCGGTCGCCCTGGCCGACGGCGTGCGCCGGCGCGGCGGCACGCCGGTCCTGGTCCTGTTGACGGACGGGCGGGCCAACATCGCGCGCGACGGTACCGGTGGGCGGGCGCGGGCCGAGGAGGAGGCGATGGTCTCGGCGCGTTTGGTGCGCGCCGCCGAGCTGACGGCCCTGTTGGTCGATACCTCGCCGCGTCCGCAGGACAAGGCGGCGCAACTGGCCGGCGAGATGGGTGCGACCTATCTGCCGCTGCCCTACGCTGATGCCGGCGTCGTCTCCCGTGCGGTCCAGGCGGCGGGGCAGGGCTAG